A region from the Flavobacterium enshiense genome encodes:
- the menD gene encoding 2-succinyl-5-enolpyruvyl-6-hydroxy-3-cyclohexene-1-carboxylic-acid synthase — MIYPKIPLAQSLIEICKAKDLLDVVISPGSRNAPLTIGFASNPEFNCYSIADERCAAFFAMGMAQQKQKPVALVCTSGSALLNYYPAVAEAFYSQIPLVVISADRPQSKIDIGDGQTIRQENVFQNHILFNANLSEEASEENDLKINQAINEATAQKGPVHINAPFEEPLYETVSELTVHPVGVDYKTDEKQLPNLNVFANQWNAAKKKLILIGVNNPNEIDVAVLNRLANDPSVVVMTEVTSNVHHPDFIPNIDTIITPFTDEDFKAFQPEILVSIGGMIVSKRIKAFIRKYKPKEHWHVDTHRAYDTFGCLTQHFEVSPNVFFNEFLSMVNPTESDYRQNAMNLKALRKKMHGKYLKTIPFSDMKVFEKILPMLAENSQLQISNSSPIRYAQLFDIHPSIEVFCNRGTSGIDGSTTTAIGAALASGKPTVMITGDVSFFYDSNALWNSYIPQNFKIILINNHGGGIFRILPGHQETAVFNTFFETTHSLTAEHLAKMYRFDYFKCSSESELNVEMNMFSAAEKPSIIEIFTPTEVNNQVLLSYFKNLVPQEIYK, encoded by the coding sequence ATGATTTACCCAAAAATACCTTTAGCTCAAAGTTTAATCGAAATCTGTAAAGCTAAAGACCTTCTCGATGTTGTGATTTCACCTGGATCCAGAAACGCCCCGTTAACCATTGGGTTTGCCAGTAATCCCGAATTTAATTGTTACAGTATTGCTGACGAACGTTGTGCAGCTTTTTTTGCGATGGGAATGGCACAGCAAAAGCAAAAACCCGTGGCTTTAGTCTGCACGTCCGGTTCAGCATTACTTAATTATTATCCCGCCGTGGCAGAAGCGTTTTACAGTCAGATTCCTCTGGTTGTGATTTCTGCCGACCGTCCGCAAAGTAAAATTGACATAGGTGACGGACAAACCATTCGCCAGGAAAATGTTTTTCAAAATCATATTCTTTTTAATGCTAATTTAAGTGAAGAAGCTTCAGAAGAAAACGATCTGAAAATCAATCAGGCAATTAATGAAGCAACAGCACAAAAAGGTCCTGTTCATATTAATGCACCTTTTGAAGAGCCTTTATATGAAACGGTCAGCGAGCTTACGGTGCACCCGGTAGGGGTCGATTATAAAACAGATGAAAAGCAATTGCCTAATCTGAATGTTTTCGCAAATCAATGGAATGCTGCTAAAAAGAAACTGATCCTTATCGGCGTGAATAATCCAAATGAAATCGATGTAGCTGTTTTAAATCGGTTGGCAAATGATCCTTCAGTTGTGGTTATGACCGAAGTGACCTCGAATGTCCATCACCCTGATTTTATCCCCAATATAGACACTATTATCACCCCTTTTACTGATGAGGATTTCAAAGCTTTTCAGCCTGAAATTCTTGTTTCCATTGGTGGAATGATAGTTTCAAAACGAATCAAAGCATTTATTCGGAAGTACAAACCCAAAGAACATTGGCATGTTGATACCCATAGGGCTTATGATACTTTCGGATGTTTGACACAGCATTTTGAAGTGAGCCCCAATGTGTTTTTCAATGAATTTCTTTCCATGGTGAATCCAACAGAAAGCGATTACAGACAGAACGCAATGAATTTAAAAGCGTTGCGAAAAAAAATGCACGGAAAGTACTTGAAAACAATACCGTTTTCGGATATGAAAGTATTTGAAAAAATTCTTCCGATGCTAGCAGAAAACAGCCAGTTGCAAATAAGCAACAGTTCACCGATTCGTTATGCTCAGTTGTTTGATATACATCCAAGCATCGAAGTTTTTTGTAACAGAGGAACGAGTGGTATAGATGGAAGTACAACTACAGCGATTGGAGCGGCTTTGGCGTCCGGAAAACCGACAGTCATGATTACAGGTGATGTGAGTTTCTTTTACGACAGCAATGCGCTTTGGAACAGTTATATTCCGCAAAATTTTAAAATCATCCTGATTAACAATCATGGAGGTGGAATTTTCAGGATTTTGCCAGGGCATCAGGAAACAGCTGTTTTCAATACTTTCTTTGAAACAACACATTCCTTAACAGCAGAGCATCTGGCTAAAATGTACCGTTTTGACTATTTCAAATGCAGTAGTGAATCGGAATTGAACGTAGAAATGAATATGTTTTCGGCTGCTGAAAAACCATCGATAATTGAAATTTTCACTCCAACGGAAGTTAACAATCAGGTTTTGTTGAGTTATTTTAAAAATTTAGTACCGCAGGAGATTTATAAATAA
- a CDS encoding GNAT family N-acetyltransferase — protein sequence MSISIRPATVEDMTSVLEIVNHEILNSTSIYDYEPRTLGQQVSIFKDKKDHNFPFIVAEKNNAIVGFGTYGPFRFKEAYKFTVEHSVYVHKDYTGNGIGSTLLKELIEMAKLQKMHAMIGVIDSENIGSISFHERQGFKRAGQLKETGFKFDRWLDSVFVELILR from the coding sequence ATGAGCATTAGTATCCGTCCCGCAACCGTTGAAGACATGACTTCCGTTTTGGAGATTGTCAATCATGAGATTTTGAATTCAACCTCAATTTATGATTATGAACCCAGAACACTGGGACAGCAGGTTTCTATTTTCAAAGACAAAAAGGACCATAATTTTCCTTTTATCGTTGCCGAAAAAAACAATGCAATTGTTGGTTTCGGGACCTATGGACCGTTCCGGTTTAAAGAAGCTTATAAATTTACTGTTGAACATTCTGTATATGTCCATAAGGATTATACCGGAAATGGAATTGGCTCAACCCTTCTGAAAGAATTAATAGAAATGGCGAAATTGCAGAAAATGCATGCGATGATTGGCGTTATTGATTCCGAAAACATCGGGAGCATTTCTTTTCATGAACGACAAGGTTTTAAAAGAGCAGGACAACTTAAAGAAACCGGTTTTAAATTTGACCGTTGGCTGGATTCCGTATTCGTGGAACTCATTTTACGATAA
- a CDS encoding glutathione peroxidase, with the protein MKNLIIAIGLLFIPVCYGQKQTNKTTEKAEKNKIMKQNIYQFKVEDIEGNTFDFATLKGKKIMVVNTASECGLTPQYEQLQKIYSTYKALGFEIVGFPANNFGAQEPGNNNEIKTFCTKNYGVTFPMMAKISVKGGDMHPLYHFLTEKAKNGLEDSQVEWNFQKYLIDEKGELVNVISPRVLPDNQEIVDWIKG; encoded by the coding sequence ATGAAAAACTTAATTATAGCTATCGGCTTGTTGTTTATTCCGGTTTGTTACGGACAAAAACAAACAAATAAAACGACGGAAAAAGCAGAAAAAAACAAAATCATGAAACAGAATATTTATCAGTTTAAAGTAGAAGATATCGAAGGAAATACTTTTGATTTCGCTACCTTAAAAGGAAAGAAAATCATGGTGGTGAATACCGCTTCCGAATGCGGACTGACACCACAGTATGAGCAATTGCAAAAAATATATTCCACATATAAAGCACTTGGTTTTGAAATTGTTGGATTTCCAGCCAATAATTTTGGAGCCCAGGAACCGGGAAACAACAATGAGATCAAAACATTCTGCACGAAGAATTATGGAGTCACTTTCCCAATGATGGCAAAAATTTCGGTTAAGGGAGGCGATATGCACCCATTGTATCATTTTTTGACCGAGAAAGCTAAAAACGGTTTGGAAGACAGTCAGGTAGAATGGAACTTCCAAAAATACCTGATTGACGAAAAAGGCGAACTTGTGAATGTGATCAGTCCGAGAGTATTACCGGATAATCAGGAAATAGTCGATTGGATAAAAGGATAA
- the ccsA gene encoding cytochrome c biogenesis protein CcsA: MDKKIFSFLFSTRLMAVLFIAFATAMAAGTFIESEYNTDTARILVYNSKWFEVIMVFFVINFIGNIKRYKLLQWSKWASLLLHLSFILIIVGAFITRYISFEGMMPIREGQESNQIFSDKVYLNVFVDGDYQGEMKRRTFEKQLLMAPITNNHFSIHENFDEIPFEIEYKDFIMGAKEEIKEDPQGVLYLKIVESGDGTRHEHFIKEGEVQNIHNVLFAFNKFTEGAINITKISEAYTIQTPFDGNFMRMADKMQGTVEKDKIQPLMLRSLYNMGGTQFVIPQPAIKGKMVMESNGDYKDQKTDDALVLTVKNEGKEKEVTLLGSKGKMGEPQSFKLGKLEYTIMYGSKVYETPFKIKLNDFIASKYPGTEKSYSAFESKVTVDDAEQKNKFDARIFMNNILDYRGYRFFQASFDPDEKGTVLSVNHDFWGTWITYVGYFLLFAGLLGILFTKDSRFGDLKDKLKKVKDKKAALTTIIALVFSTGMMAQHQNEQKMPNGKQIDSLILRYKVSDEHAAKFGRLIVQDQGGRMKPLNTFSSELLRKVSKSDTYKGMNSDQVFLSMTQFPQVWYNVPIIFIKKGNDSIHNLIGAEKGAKYVSLMKFFDDRGNYKLSPYLDEAYKAPVPNQFQKDFMETDKKVNLLYSALSGQILKVFPIPFDKNNKWVSHLELNEARLTGIDSLFTKNVIPLYLNSLDEVPVKKDYKAAEIFLDGLIKFQQKYGKEVYPSEEKIDSEIMYNKYDIFKKLYSWYMIAGVLMFLFVIIKIFNSGKIINALVKVSHVLIAIFFVLHTIGLIARWYISGHAPWSDAYESMIYVGWATMLFGLVFGRKSELTVASTAFVAAMILMIAHWNWMDPAIANLQPVLNSYWLMIHVAVIVASYGPFTLGMILGIVSLLLILLTNKKNKEKMDLNIREITIINEMALTVGLVMLTIGNFLGGQWANESWGRYWGWDPKETWALISIMVYAFVIHMRFVPALRGKWIFNLISVFAFYSIMMTYFGVNFYLTGLHSYAKGDKVVTPDFVYVSVALVSLLGIASYFQYRKYYKK, from the coding sequence ATGGATAAAAAAATATTTTCCTTCCTTTTTTCAACCCGTTTAATGGCTGTGTTGTTCATCGCTTTTGCCACAGCAATGGCAGCCGGAACCTTTATCGAAAGTGAATACAATACCGACACTGCTCGTATATTAGTATACAATTCTAAATGGTTTGAAGTAATCATGGTGTTCTTCGTGATTAATTTTATCGGGAACATTAAGCGATACAAACTACTTCAATGGAGTAAATGGGCTTCATTGTTGCTGCATTTGTCTTTTATCCTGATTATAGTAGGTGCCTTTATTACCCGTTACATCAGTTTTGAAGGGATGATGCCTATTCGTGAAGGTCAGGAATCCAATCAGATATTTTCGGATAAAGTCTATTTGAATGTATTCGTTGACGGTGATTATCAAGGCGAAATGAAACGCCGTACTTTCGAAAAACAGTTACTGATGGCACCTATTACCAACAATCATTTTTCAATCCATGAAAATTTTGATGAAATCCCTTTTGAAATTGAATATAAGGATTTCATAATGGGAGCAAAAGAAGAGATTAAGGAAGATCCACAAGGTGTTTTGTATTTAAAAATCGTGGAATCGGGGGATGGAACGCGTCACGAACATTTTATCAAAGAAGGCGAAGTACAAAATATCCATAACGTACTTTTTGCATTCAATAAATTCACGGAAGGCGCCATAAATATTACAAAAATAAGTGAGGCCTACACGATTCAGACTCCATTTGATGGGAACTTTATGCGAATGGCGGATAAGATGCAGGGTACTGTAGAAAAAGATAAAATCCAGCCACTAATGCTGCGTTCACTTTATAACATGGGCGGAACCCAGTTTGTTATTCCGCAGCCGGCCATAAAAGGGAAAATGGTGATGGAATCAAACGGCGATTATAAAGACCAAAAAACAGATGACGCTTTAGTACTGACCGTTAAAAACGAAGGGAAAGAGAAGGAGGTTACGCTTTTGGGATCCAAAGGAAAAATGGGAGAGCCGCAGTCATTTAAGTTAGGAAAGCTAGAATACACTATCATGTACGGAAGTAAGGTTTATGAAACACCTTTCAAAATAAAACTGAATGATTTCATCGCGTCCAAATATCCGGGAACCGAGAAAAGTTATTCGGCTTTCGAAAGTAAGGTAACTGTAGACGATGCGGAGCAAAAAAATAAATTTGACGCCCGTATTTTTATGAACAATATTTTGGATTACAGAGGATATCGTTTCTTTCAGGCTTCTTTCGATCCGGATGAAAAAGGAACGGTTCTTTCCGTAAACCACGATTTCTGGGGAACTTGGATAACTTATGTTGGTTATTTCCTGTTGTTTGCCGGATTACTCGGAATCCTGTTTACCAAAGATTCCCGCTTCGGTGATTTAAAGGATAAACTTAAAAAAGTTAAAGATAAAAAAGCAGCTTTAACAACGATTATCGCGTTGGTTTTCAGTACGGGAATGATGGCACAACATCAGAACGAGCAGAAGATGCCGAACGGAAAACAAATCGATTCGCTGATTTTAAGATACAAAGTTTCGGACGAACATGCAGCTAAATTCGGCAGGTTGATTGTTCAGGATCAAGGAGGACGTATGAAACCGCTCAATACGTTTTCATCGGAATTGTTACGAAAAGTAAGTAAAAGCGATACCTATAAGGGAATGAATTCCGATCAGGTTTTCCTTTCTATGACGCAGTTTCCGCAGGTTTGGTATAATGTGCCGATTATATTTATCAAAAAAGGAAACGACAGTATTCATAATTTGATTGGTGCTGAAAAAGGGGCGAAATATGTTTCCTTGATGAAATTCTTTGATGACAGAGGAAATTATAAATTATCCCCATATTTGGATGAAGCTTATAAAGCACCGGTTCCTAATCAATTTCAGAAGGATTTCATGGAAACGGATAAGAAGGTAAATTTACTGTATTCGGCTTTAAGCGGACAGATTTTAAAAGTATTTCCTATTCCATTCGACAAAAACAACAAGTGGGTCTCACATTTGGAACTCAACGAAGCGCGATTAACAGGAATTGATTCTTTGTTTACAAAAAATGTAATTCCGTTGTATTTGAATTCTTTGGATGAAGTGCCGGTTAAAAAAGATTACAAAGCTGCCGAGATTTTCCTGGACGGATTAATCAAGTTTCAGCAGAAATACGGAAAAGAAGTTTACCCGAGCGAAGAGAAAATCGATTCGGAAATTATGTACAATAAGTACGATATTTTTAAAAAATTGTATTCATGGTATATGATCGCAGGCGTTTTGATGTTCCTGTTTGTGATTATCAAGATTTTTAATTCGGGAAAAATCATCAATGCTTTGGTGAAAGTGAGTCATGTGCTTATCGCAATATTTTTCGTATTGCACACCATCGGGTTAATTGCTCGTTGGTACATTTCCGGTCACGCACCATGGAGTGATGCATACGAATCAATGATTTATGTAGGATGGGCAACCATGCTTTTCGGTTTGGTTTTCGGAAGAAAATCGGAACTGACAGTAGCTTCAACCGCATTCGTAGCAGCGATGATCTTAATGATTGCGCACTGGAACTGGATGGACCCAGCCATTGCAAACCTGCAGCCGGTACTTAATTCGTACTGGTTAATGATTCACGTGGCTGTTATTGTAGCTAGTTATGGGCCGTTCACCCTGGGAATGATTTTAGGGATCGTTTCATTGCTACTGATCTTGCTGACCAATAAAAAGAACAAAGAAAAAATGGATCTTAATATCAGGGAGATTACCATTATCAACGAAATGGCGTTAACAGTAGGCTTGGTGATGCTGACAATCGGTAACTTCTTGGGAGGCCAATGGGCTAACGAAAGCTGGGGACGTTACTGGGGATGGGATCCGAAAGAAACGTGGGCTTTAATCAGTATCATGGTGTATGCTTTTGTAATTCACATGCGTTTCGTTCCGGCATTAAGAGGGAAGTGGATTTTCAACCTAATCAGCGTTTTTGCTTTTTATTCGATTATGATGACGTATTTCGGAGTGAATTTCTATTTAACAGGACTGCATTCTTATGCAAAAGGAGATAAAGTGGTGACACCGGATTTCGTTTATGTTTCAGTTGCACTTGTTTCATTACTCGGAATTGCTTCGTATTTTCAGTATAGAAAATACTACAAGAAATAG
- the prmA gene encoding 50S ribosomal protein L11 methyltransferase, whose protein sequence is MDNAYIGYHFTVEPKELGSEILVAELGETAFESFIETENGISAYVQKALWNEHILDDIQILHSDEFKIEYTFEEIEQVNWNEEWEKNFDPIDVDGVCHVRAPFHEKTDAKYDIVIEPKMSFGTGHHETTHMMIQHLLEMDVTDMKTLDMGCGTAILAILAEMKGAKPIDAIDIDNWCYLNSIENAERNNCQHISVYEGDASLLNQGQKYDLIIANINRNILLNDMQTYVNCLNKGGFLLLSGFYNEDISVIDASCTEKGLTYVKKFQKNNWVALKYVI, encoded by the coding sequence ATGGATAACGCATATATCGGGTACCATTTTACGGTGGAACCTAAAGAACTGGGTTCGGAAATTTTAGTGGCCGAATTGGGTGAAACAGCATTTGAGAGCTTCATAGAAACCGAAAACGGAATTTCGGCTTACGTACAAAAAGCGCTTTGGAACGAACATATTTTAGATGATATTCAGATTTTACACTCGGATGAATTTAAGATTGAATACACATTTGAAGAAATTGAGCAGGTGAACTGGAATGAAGAATGGGAGAAGAATTTTGATCCTATTGATGTTGACGGGGTTTGCCACGTTCGTGCACCTTTTCATGAAAAAACCGATGCTAAATATGATATCGTCATTGAACCGAAAATGAGTTTTGGTACCGGGCATCATGAAACGACGCACATGATGATTCAGCATCTTCTGGAAATGGATGTGACAGATATGAAAACGTTGGACATGGGTTGCGGAACTGCGATTTTAGCGATTTTAGCAGAAATGAAAGGAGCCAAACCGATTGACGCGATTGACATTGACAACTGGTGTTATCTGAATTCGATTGAAAATGCGGAAAGAAACAACTGCCAGCATATTTCGGTTTATGAAGGTGATGCTTCACTGTTGAATCAGGGGCAAAAATATGATTTGATCATTGCCAACATCAACAGAAACATTTTGTTGAACGACATGCAAACCTATGTGAACTGCTTGAACAAAGGCGGATTTTTATTGCTGAGCGGATTTTACAACGAAGATATTTCGGTTATAGATGCTTCTTGCACTGAGAAAGGTTTGACTTATGTTAAAAAGTTCCAAAAGAACAATTGGGTTGCTCTAAAATATGTAATTTAG
- a CDS encoding ATP-dependent Clp protease adaptor ClpS: protein MSVKEKVLEKVSIEELLSSDYEIILFNDDVNTFDHVIDTLIDVCNHEPLQAEQCAILVHYTGKCGVKTGSYKELEPKCSKLLEAGLSAEIQ, encoded by the coding sequence ATGAGTGTAAAAGAAAAAGTACTGGAAAAGGTTTCGATTGAAGAATTGCTTTCTTCTGATTACGAAATTATTCTGTTTAATGATGATGTCAATACATTCGATCACGTGATTGATACGCTGATAGATGTGTGTAATCATGAACCCTTACAAGCAGAACAATGTGCTATTTTGGTTCATTATACCGGTAAATGTGGTGTAAAAACAGGCTCTTATAAAGAATTAGAACCTAAGTGCAGCAAACTGCTTGAGGCCGGTCTCAGTGCTGAGATACAATAA
- a CDS encoding lipocalin family protein, with the protein MKDIYILFVSALVLGLSFASCNEDDDSSNSSAQLEGKWIFSKEGSITDGNEELWDYEGNEDGCSKDYIMVNSNGSLTDVDYDSTDSPCQMFTTNGTWTRSGNNLTINIEEISFTGEIVNLTSRELKLKFDNVYIIVFTRG; encoded by the coding sequence ATGAAGGATATTTATATTTTATTCGTTTCTGCCTTGGTTTTGGGTTTGTCTTTCGCATCATGTAATGAAGATGATGATTCTTCAAATTCTTCTGCTCAATTGGAAGGTAAATGGATTTTTTCAAAAGAAGGCAGCATTACAGACGGTAATGAAGAGTTATGGGATTATGAAGGAAATGAAGACGGGTGTTCTAAAGATTACATTATGGTCAATTCTAACGGAAGTCTCACTGATGTTGATTACGATTCAACAGACTCCCCTTGTCAAATGTTTACGACCAATGGAACGTGGACTCGCTCAGGTAACAATCTTACAATAAACATAGAGGAGATTAGCTTTACTGGTGAGATTGTAAATTTAACTTCCAGAGAGCTTAAGTTAAAATTTGATAATGTATACATTATCGTTTTTACCAGAGGATAA
- a CDS encoding DUF6691 family protein, with protein sequence MKFFNLIKFVLVGFVFGIVLTKAEAVSWYRIYEMFHFQSFHMFGIIGVAVVTGVVGVQVIKRNNLKDIKGLPIEIADKERGFVRYVVGGILFGLGWALVGSCPGPIFILLGAGFYGIVIVLVGALLGTYLYGVFKHKLPH encoded by the coding sequence ATGAAATTTTTTAATTTAATCAAGTTTGTTCTGGTAGGTTTCGTTTTCGGAATCGTATTGACTAAAGCGGAGGCCGTTTCATGGTACAGAATCTATGAAATGTTTCACTTCCAGTCGTTTCACATGTTCGGAATTATTGGTGTTGCCGTAGTTACCGGTGTTGTGGGTGTTCAGGTTATAAAAAGAAATAATCTTAAGGATATTAAAGGACTTCCGATTGAGATAGCCGATAAAGAGAGAGGATTCGTTCGTTATGTTGTGGGCGGAATTTTATTCGGTTTGGGCTGGGCATTGGTAGGATCTTGTCCGGGACCGATATTCATTCTCCTAGGAGCTGGCTTTTATGGGATTGTAATCGTTTTGGTTGGAGCATTATTGGGAACTTATCTGTATGGTGTTTTCAAGCATAAGTTGCCACATTAA
- a CDS encoding YeeE/YedE family protein, protein MYSFYGTWPWYISGFLIGAVMLTLIFFGKSFGMSSNLRTLCTMAGAGKNVDFFKFDWREQKWNLAVVFGAILGGFFAVHFLSDGSGVQLNPKTIEQLAVMHIEAPNGKLGPDTLFSWEALKNPKMLAILFFGGLLIGFGTRYAGGCTSGHAITGLSNLQKPSLIAVIGFFIGGLVMAHFILPLIF, encoded by the coding sequence ATGTATTCATTTTACGGAACATGGCCCTGGTATATTTCAGGGTTTTTGATAGGAGCAGTAATGCTCACCTTAATCTTCTTCGGAAAGTCTTTTGGAATGTCTTCCAATTTAAGAACACTTTGCACCATGGCAGGTGCAGGTAAAAATGTGGATTTTTTCAAATTCGACTGGCGCGAGCAAAAGTGGAATTTAGCAGTGGTTTTCGGTGCAATTTTGGGAGGGTTCTTCGCAGTTCACTTTTTAAGTGATGGAAGCGGAGTACAGCTGAATCCAAAGACCATAGAACAGTTAGCTGTTATGCATATCGAGGCGCCAAACGGAAAACTGGGGCCTGATACATTATTTAGTTGGGAAGCTTTGAAAAATCCTAAAATGCTTGCTATTCTTTTCTTCGGGGGATTGTTGATTGGTTTTGGTACCCGTTATGCCGGAGGCTGTACTTCCGGTCACGCCATTACCGGGTTAAGTAACCTTCAGAAACCGTCTTTAATAGCTGTTATCGGATTCTTTATCGGAGGGTTGGTTATGGCACATTTTATTTTACCATTAATTTTCTAA
- a CDS encoding DUF4199 domain-containing protein, which yields MKNYRIEIKWAIVYVIVSFVWIFIQKALGFFDSNISRHVFFSVLIVLVLIPLFYFEQTDKKKNFLNNKMMWKQGFISGCLVIVLATLFVPVLSYVTYELVAPDFFKKAIALYTESGKLNPIDAAARFNLKSSMLQGVSDNLSFGISFSAIMAFFTKSK from the coding sequence ATGAAGAATTACCGTATTGAAATTAAATGGGCAATCGTTTATGTAATCGTATCCTTTGTATGGATATTCATTCAGAAAGCGTTAGGCTTTTTTGATAGCAATATTTCAAGACATGTCTTTTTTTCAGTTCTGATTGTTTTGGTTTTGATACCGCTCTTTTATTTCGAGCAAACGGATAAAAAAAAGAATTTCCTCAATAATAAAATGATGTGGAAACAAGGGTTCATTTCTGGATGTCTCGTAATTGTTCTTGCTACTTTATTTGTTCCTGTATTGAGTTATGTGACTTATGAACTAGTAGCACCTGACTTTTTCAAAAAAGCAATCGCTTTATACACAGAAAGCGGAAAATTAAATCCGATTGATGCTGCGGCACGATTCAATTTAAAAAGCTCTATGCTTCAAGGAGTTTCAGATAATTTATCATTCGGAATTAGTTTTTCGGCAATTATGGCATTTTTTACAAAATCAAAATAA
- a CDS encoding 2-dehydro-3-deoxyphosphooctonate aldolase: MFKKVFLLNLLFIGLTACISTKSTIQNIDNNAIKPALKDGAFQLKEYTDSKKYAYNQDYPINIGVIQEKNEDQYIGYFFNAITGPNGEKVTYEKVETCCPFPTKYNKIGGGLLSIYEVKWEGQNKPVRLYFNIYERGKIMCPVGFKIKNFQNK; encoded by the coding sequence ATGTTCAAAAAAGTCTTTTTACTAAACCTGCTTTTCATTGGTCTGACGGCTTGTATCAGTACAAAATCAACGATACAGAATATTGACAATAATGCAATTAAGCCAGCCCTTAAAGATGGTGCTTTTCAACTGAAAGAATATACCGATTCAAAAAAATACGCTTATAACCAGGACTATCCCATTAATATAGGCGTTATTCAGGAAAAAAATGAAGACCAGTATATCGGTTATTTTTTCAATGCGATCACCGGCCCGAACGGAGAGAAAGTTACCTACGAAAAAGTGGAAACGTGCTGTCCGTTTCCAACCAAATACAACAAAATCGGAGGAGGCTTATTATCAATTTATGAAGTAAAATGGGAAGGACAGAACAAACCTGTTCGTTTGTATTTCAACATTTACGAAAGAGGCAAAATTATGTGCCCGGTTGGCTTCAAGATTAAAAATTTTCAGAATAAATAA
- the kdsA gene encoding 3-deoxy-8-phosphooctulonate synthase, which yields MNLQNIPQIKHTDSGNFFLLAGPCAIEGEEMAMRIAERAVSVTDRLKIPYVFKGSFKKANRSRIDSFTGIGDEKALKILQKVSKEFGVPTVTDIHTNEDAAMAAEYVDVLQIPAFLVRQTDLVVAAANTGKTVNLKKGQFMSPESMKHAVQKVIDCNNQNVMVTDRGTMFGYQDMIVDYRGIPTMQQFATTVLDVTHSLQQPNQMVGVTGGRPEMIETVAKAGIAVGVDGIFIETHFDPANAKSDGANMLHLDLFEGLMDKLVAIRQTINKF from the coding sequence ATGAATTTACAGAACATACCACAGATTAAACATACAGACAGCGGAAATTTTTTCTTATTAGCTGGACCTTGTGCCATTGAAGGAGAAGAAATGGCAATGCGAATTGCAGAAAGAGCGGTTTCCGTAACCGACAGACTTAAAATTCCTTATGTTTTTAAAGGGTCGTTTAAGAAAGCCAACCGCTCCAGAATAGACAGCTTCACTGGCATTGGTGACGAAAAAGCTTTGAAAATACTTCAGAAAGTATCAAAAGAATTCGGTGTACCTACCGTAACTGACATCCATACCAATGAAGATGCGGCGATGGCTGCCGAGTATGTGGATGTACTTCAGATTCCAGCTTTTTTAGTACGCCAGACCGATTTGGTTGTAGCTGCCGCAAATACCGGAAAAACCGTAAATCTTAAGAAAGGACAATTCATGAGTCCGGAAAGCATGAAACACGCAGTGCAAAAGGTAATCGACTGCAACAATCAGAATGTTATGGTAACCGACAGAGGAACCATGTTCGGATATCAAGATATGATCGTGGATTACCGTGGAATTCCTACCATGCAGCAATTTGCCACTACCGTTTTGGATGTTACCCATTCATTACAACAGCCAAACCAAATGGTTGGTGTAACCGGCGGACGACCTGAGATGATTGAAACGGTTGCCAAAGCAGGTATAGCTGTAGGTGTTGACGGAATTTTCATTGAAACCCATTTTGATCCGGCAAACGCGAAAAGCGACGGAGCCAATATGCTTCACCTGGATTTATTTGAAGGACTAATGGACAAACTCGTTGCCATCAGACAAACAATCAACAAATTTTAA
- a CDS encoding winged helix-turn-helix domain-containing protein, which produces MKNIIQNINKAFDHRIRLGIMSVLMVNESADFSTLKELLGVTDGNLASHTKALESENYIIVEKQFIGKKPNTSYRATPEGRKAFRDHIEALEKLIQKS; this is translated from the coding sequence GTGAAAAATATTATTCAAAATATCAACAAAGCTTTTGATCACCGTATCCGATTGGGAATCATGTCGGTATTGATGGTCAACGAATCGGCGGATTTCTCTACGCTTAAAGAACTATTAGGAGTAACTGACGGGAATTTAGCGAGCCATACCAAAGCACTTGAGTCGGAAAATTATATAATTGTTGAAAAGCAATTCATAGGAAAAAAGCCCAATACAAGTTATAGGGCAACTCCCGAAGGTCGAAAGGCATTTCGCGATCACATTGAAGCACTTGAAAAATTGATACAGAAGAGCTAA